Proteins encoded together in one Pontiella desulfatans window:
- a CDS encoding four helix bundle protein, which produces MNTFEDLECYMLARKLRKEVSLFCKTLPREEEYRLKDQIIRSSRSITANIAEGYGRHHHQENIQFCRTARGSLTETLEHLNVALDEEYLTAEVYGTLRVLLEDAWKVLNGYISYLKRCAANGVPDN; this is translated from the coding sequence ATGAATACGTTTGAGGATTTGGAGTGCTATATGTTGGCAAGGAAGCTCCGCAAAGAGGTGTCTTTGTTCTGCAAAACCCTTCCGCGAGAAGAGGAATATCGGCTCAAGGATCAGATCATCAGGTCTTCCCGTTCCATTACCGCGAATATCGCCGAAGGCTATGGGCGTCACCATCATCAGGAAAATATTCAGTTCTGCCGTACCGCGCGTGGTTCCCTAACTGAGACGTTGGAACACCTGAATGTAGCTTTGGACGAAGAATATCTAACGGCAGAAGTATATGGCACCCTAAGGGTGTTGCTTGAAGATGCATGGAAGGTGCTTAATGGGTACATTTCCTATCTCAAGCGTTGTGCTGCTAATGGTGTTCCCGATAATTGA